CCTGGTTGCTGCGTTCGAGGTCCTCGATCAGGTCCTGCAGCTGCTCCTGCGCCCGGACCCGTTCGGTGATGTCCTGCACCATGACGACCGCGCCGCTCAGCTGCCCGCGCTCATCGTGGGTGGGCGTGACCACGTACGCGACCGGCACGGCGTGCCCCTGAGCGTGCCACATCACGTCCCGGTCCACGCGGCGGGTCTGCCCGTCCCGCAGCGTCTGGTGGATCGGGCAGTCGGCCAGCGCGTAGGGCGTGCCGTCCTCGTGGTGGTGGTGGACCAGCGCGTGCTGGGCCTGACCGATCATCCGCTCGATGCTGTAGCCCAGCATGCGCGCCGCAGCCGGATTCGCGAAGGTGGTGATGCCGCGCGCGTCCAGCCCGAAGATGCCCTCTCCGGCCGCCGTGAGCAGCAGGGTGCTGAAGCGCGTGACCCGCGCGAGGTCCTCGGTGCGCTGCTGCACCCGCGCCTCCAGTTCGGCGTTCAGGGCCCTGAGGGCCTGCTCGGCCTCGCGGATGGCGGTCAGGTCGGTGTGGGTGCCCACCCATTCCAGCAGCGCGCCGGTGTCGTCCGTGACGGGCACCGCCCGCACCTGCATGGGCACGAAGGTGCCGTCGGCGCGGCGCAGGCGGTGCTCGGTGTCGTACACGCCCCGGCGGCGCACGGCGTCCCGCCACGCCTCGATGGTGTGCGCGCGGTCGTCGGGGTGAATGGCGTCCAGCCAGCCCACGCCCCGGTACTCGTCGGGGCTCTGGCCGGTGAAGTCCTGCCATTCGGGCTGCGGCGGCTGGAAGTCCCCGTCGGGCCAGGCGTCCCAGACGATCTGGCTGGTGGCGCGTACCAGCGAGCGGTAGCGGCGCTCGCGCAGGCTCAGTTCGGTCTGCATGGCCTGCTTCTCGGTCACGTCCGCGAACACGGTCGTGACCTGCTTGGGCTGGGTCGCGCCCGGCGCGCGGCGCGGAATGGCCGTCACCTGCAGCCAGCGCCACGCCTGATCGTGCGGGTGGTACACGCCCATGGGCACCTCGCGCTGCACCTGCAGGGTCTGCAGCGCCTGCACGCTGGGGTGCTGCTCGCCGGGAAAGGGCTGACCGCCCGGGTGAATGGCGCGCCACTCGGGGTCCATGGAGTCCCGCCCGGTCAGCTGCTCGCGGGTCAGGCCCAGGATCTGCCCGGCGGCAGCGTTGGCCAGCAGGATGCGGGTGTCCGGGGCCTGCACGGTCATGCCCAGGCCCAGGCCGTCCATGAGTTCCAGCGCGACCTCCAGCGGGTCGCGGGACACGTGCAGGTGCAGCAGCGCCCCGCCCGCCGCGGGAGCCACGGTCAGCAGGCCGGGCGCGATGGTGTCGACCAGCTGCACCGTCACCTGCTGCGTCACGCCGGTCAGGGCGGCCTGCACGGCCTCGCGGATGGGCGGCACGCTGGACGGGTCGAACAGCGCCATCCAGTCGCCGTCCGCGGAGTGCTGCCGCACCCGTTCCTGCGCGGCGCGGTTCAGGGTGACGTCACCGGCGCGCATCAGGGCGACCGGGTCGGGCAGCGCGGCGAGCAGCGCGGCAGCGTCCACGTCGTGGAAGGCCACGCTGCCCGCGTCAGGGGGGGTCACGGTCAGCCGCGCAGGGCGTACCCGACGCCTCGCACGGTGCGCAGCAGGCCGTAGCCGTCCAGGTCACGCAGCTTGGCGCGCAGGTTGGCCATGTGCACGTCCACGACGTTGCTGCCCTCGGGCAGGCGACCCTGCCAGATGTCCTGGCCGATCTCCTGGCGGGAGTACACGCGGCCCGGCTGGCGGATCAGCAGCGCCAGGATGTCGAACTCCTTGGGCGACAGGCGCAGTTCGTCGCCCTTGAAGGTCACGAGGCGCTTCTGCGGGTCGAGGGTCAGGTCGCCCATGGTGAGGCTCTCGGTGGTGCGCTGGCGCAGCTGCACCTTCACGCGCGCGAGCAGTTCGTCCGGGTGGAAGGGCTTGATCAGGTAATCGTCGGCGCCCAGGCCCAGCAGGCGCACCTTCTCGTCGACGGTGTCGCGGGCGGTCAGCACGATGATCGGCACGCTGCTGTTCTTGCGCAGGCGCTGCACGACGTCCCCGCCGTCAAAGTCCGGCAGGCCCAGGTCCAGCAGGATCAGGGTGGGTTGTTCCTCGCGCGCCTTGATCAGGCCGTTCATGGCGGAGTCGGCGTGGTCGACTTCGAAGCCGGCGTCGGTGAGGTCCATGCGCAGGACGTTGGCGATGTCCAGGTCGTCCTCGATGATGAGAATGCGTTGCGGGGTCACGTCCGTATGATACTGCCGCTCCCGGCGTGATCTTCATGATGTTTTCTTGATCAAAAGCCCTTGCACATCCAGAAACCGCGTCGGTCGGCGTGCCGGAGTGCGGCGGACCGGGCGCGGTGTGGTACGTTGAACGCACTTCGCTCCTTCCGGCTGCCCCAGGCGGCCCCGACGGGCGACACAACCCACCCACTCAGGCCGCATTTCCTGGCCCCGCCTTCTCTCACACCCTGCTGCGCGCAGGTCACCGGAGTCCCCATGAGCAACCCCAGCAAGGCCCCCCGCCCCGAGGGCGCGGCCCCACACCTCGAAGTCATCCCGCTCGGCGGCATGGGCGAGATCGGCAAGAACATCACCGCGTACCGTTTCGAGGACGAGATCATGGTCGTCGACGCGGGCCTGGCGTTCCCCGAAAGCCACCAGATGGGCATCGACCTGATCATCCCCCGCATCGACTACCTGCAGCAGAACGCCGGGCTGATCAAGGGCTGGATCCTCACCCACGGGCACGAGGACCACATCGGCGGACTGCCGTACATCCTGCCCCGCCTGCCGCGCGTGCCGGTGTACGGCGCGGGCCTGACCCTGGGCCTCGTGCGCGAGAAACTCAGCGAGTTCGGCATCAAGGACGGCGACGTGGACCTGCGCGAGGTCGGCCTGAGCGACAAGGTGAAGATCGGCACGCACTTCCAGGTGGAGTTCTTCCGCATGACGCACTCCATTCCCGACAACGCCGGGTACCTGCTCACCACGCCCGCCGGGACCGTCCTGCACACCGGGGACTTCAAGCTCGACGAGGAACCCAGCGACGGCAAGCTCAGCGACCTGGCCCGCATCGAGCAGGCCGGGAAGGACGGCGTGCTGCTGCTCCTGAGCGACTCCACGAACGCCGAACGTCAGGGCCGCACGTCCAGCGAGGCCGACGTGGCCCGCAACCTCGAGACGCTGATCAGCGGACTGAAGGGCCGCGTGTTCCTGACGACCTTCGCGTCGAACGTGCACCGCGTGCAGAACGTCATCAACATCGCCCACCGCCAGCGCCGCCGCGTGATCATGGAAGGCCGCAGCATGATCAAGTACGCGCAGGTCGCGCAGCAGCTGGGCTACATGGAACTGCCCGAACCGTTCCTGACCAACGACGAGGTCGGCGGCCTGCAGGACCAGCAGGTGCTGTACGTCTGCACCGGCAGCCAGGGCCAGCCCATGAGCGTCCTGTCGCGCCTCGCGTTCGGGAACCACGCCAAGATCGCCCTGCGACGCGGCGACAGCGTCATCCTGAGCAGCAACCCCATCCCCGGCAACGAGGAAGCCGTGAACCTCGTCATCAACCGCCTGTACGAGATCGGCGTGGACGTCTACTACCCCCCGAACTACCGCGTGCACGCCTCCGGGCACGGCAGCCAGGAGGAACTCGCGACCATCCTGAACCTCGCGCGGCCCAAGTACTTCCTGCCGTGGCACGGCGAACCCCGCCACCAGATCAACCACGCGCGCCTCGCACAGACCCTGCCCCGCCCGCCCAAACGCACCCTGATCGCCCGCAACGGCGACGTCGTGCGCGTCAGCCAGGACGACTTCAAGGTCACGGGCACCGTGCCCGCCGGGGCCGTGTACGTGGACGGCCTGGGCGTCGGGGACATCGGCGACGACGTGCTGCTCGACCGCGTGAACATGAGCCAGGAAGGCATCCTGATCATGACGGCCGTCCTGCACCCCACCCCGCACGTCGAGATCGTCTCGCGCGGCTTCGTGCGCGCCAACCGCGAACTCGACGGTCAGATCCGCAAGGTCGCCCTGGAGGCCATCGAACAGGGCCTGCGCGAGAAGAAACGCCTGGAGGACGTCCGCGACGACATGTACGGCGCCGTGCGGCGCTTCGTGCGCAAGGTCACGGGCCGCAACCCCGTCCTGATCCCCCTGATCGTCGACTGAACGCCCAGTCACCTCATGACCCGCACCCTGTAGGATGCGGGTCATGTTCACACCCCCGGAACGCAAGGCGCCGCGCGGTCAGCCGCACCAGCAGCCGGCACCGACGCCAGCGGCACCCGCGCCCACCAGCCGCCCCATCCTGGACATCGCACGGAAACTGCGGGGTGCGGGCGCAGCCGCCAAGACCGGCCGACCCCCTGAGCTGGAAGGCCCGCAGCAGCGCCACTGGCGCGTGACGATCCTGTCCGGGCACGGGCAGAGCATGGGCACGCACCAGAGTGCCGACTTTCAGGCGGCCGTGTGGCGTGGGCAGATGGACCCGAACCGTCAGACCGAATGCCACTGGGTGCTGAAACGCGACTCGAAAGAAGGGTTCACCACCGTGCAGCGGGGCGCCGGGCAGCAGTACCAGGTGAGTGGGCTCGCGCCGGGCCTGTACGTTCTGGAATGCTCGCTGGTGCAAAAAGATGCGCCGCGCGCCTTCCAGGCCAGCGCGGACGCCGTGGCTGTGAGCACACGACCCCGCCTGGCGGGCTCGCTTCAGCTGCGTTTCCCACCAACCGGAGCCAGGAGACCAGGGGCATCGGACCATCAGCAGGAGGCCCATCCGTCGAATCCTTTCGTGGGTGGGCCGTGGCACCGCGACGAACCCGGCCTGCGGGGGGATGACGGCGAGCTCAAGGGGAGCGCCGAGCAGGCCGCGCAGGACAGCGTGCCGGTGGGGCCGGAAGGAGAGACGGTCGTGGCGCGCGACGAGTACCAGTTCAGGGTGTCGCGTCCGGAGGACTACACGCGCGCCGTTCTCGACCGGCACAGGGAGGAACTGCCGCTGGGGTCGCTGGAAGAGGAACTGCAACTCATCCCGGAGCAGAATGCGGATAATGCAGCGTCGATCAATCCAGACAAGTCGCCCGTTACAGCCAAGTCGGACCGCCTGAGAGACAGGGTCAATCTCCCCAACATCTTGCCTGGTATGGGTGCCACAGACAGCAGCAGTGACCGGGACGTCACGCGGGTGCATGCGGTGCTCAGCCAGAACGACGGCATAGACGTGCACCTGCGCCTGTTCATGGCGACCATCCGGCGCGGCAACGAGCGGTTCATCCGCCTCGTGGAACTGCCGCTCATGAACACCCCGGACGATGCGAACCGCATCCGCTCATACGACGGTGACGTCATCAGGAAGCCAGGTGACGAGTTCGGGTCGTTCATGACCGCCATCCAGGCGTACGCGGAGAAGTCCCCGCATGGGCACGGCGCGCTGCGGTTCGAGGTCGAGGGGCGCGCGGACCTGGCGGGGACGCTTCTGAAAGGACCGTCCGAACTTGCTCTGGCGGCAGAGAACATCGATCAGCTGGCCGAAATCACGAAGTTGCTGGCCATGATTCCACCGATCTCCACGCCGATGGGCGTGGCGACTGCCCTGCTGTCGGCCGGGTCGGCCAGTCTGAAGGCCGCCGATCAGTACAACCGCGGCGAGGACAACACGGAGGCCGCGGCGGACGCAGTCGTGAGCCTGCTGGAATTCGGCGGGGGGCTGTCTCCCAAAGGCACCGGCCAGGAGGTGTGGAAGGCATCCAAGCGGGTGTTTGAGGCGGCAAGGAACGCCACCCGGGTCGCGCAGGCCGTCCAGAATCACCAGGAGGTCGATCCGGACGACGCGCTGAAGGTGCTGAAGGACGCGCTGGCGTTCGGTCGGGTGGTCGCGCCGGAAACGTTCGCACCCAGTCACTACGCGATCGGGACGCGCCGCGTGATCGTGCGCCTCAGTCAGGCGTACCGGCTGGGAGAGAAGATGGTCGAGTACGTGAATCTCCCTGAGGATTTCTCGCAGAAATTCACGGAGCTGGCGTCGACCGGCGGCCTG
This genomic window from Deinococcus sedimenti contains:
- a CDS encoding response regulator transcription factor; this encodes MTPQRILIIEDDLDIANVLRMDLTDAGFEVDHADSAMNGLIKAREEQPTLILLDLGLPDFDGGDVVQRLRKNSSVPIIVLTARDTVDEKVRLLGLGADDYLIKPFHPDELLARVKVQLRQRTTESLTMGDLTLDPQKRLVTFKGDELRLSPKEFDILALLIRQPGRVYSRQEIGQDIWQGRLPEGSNVVDVHMANLRAKLRDLDGYGLLRTVRGVGYALRG
- a CDS encoding ribonuclease J, with translation MSNPSKAPRPEGAAPHLEVIPLGGMGEIGKNITAYRFEDEIMVVDAGLAFPESHQMGIDLIIPRIDYLQQNAGLIKGWILTHGHEDHIGGLPYILPRLPRVPVYGAGLTLGLVREKLSEFGIKDGDVDLREVGLSDKVKIGTHFQVEFFRMTHSIPDNAGYLLTTPAGTVLHTGDFKLDEEPSDGKLSDLARIEQAGKDGVLLLLSDSTNAERQGRTSSEADVARNLETLISGLKGRVFLTTFASNVHRVQNVINIAHRQRRRVIMEGRSMIKYAQVAQQLGYMELPEPFLTNDEVGGLQDQQVLYVCTGSQGQPMSVLSRLAFGNHAKIALRRGDSVILSSNPIPGNEEAVNLVINRLYEIGVDVYYPPNYRVHASGHGSQEELATILNLARPKYFLPWHGEPRHQINHARLAQTLPRPPKRTLIARNGDVVRVSQDDFKVTGTVPAGAVYVDGLGVGDIGDDVLLDRVNMSQEGILIMTAVLHPTPHVEIVSRGFVRANRELDGQIRKVALEAIEQGLREKKRLEDVRDDMYGAVRRFVRKVTGRNPVLIPLIVD
- a CDS encoding PAS domain-containing sensor histidine kinase; its protein translation is MTPPDAGSVAFHDVDAAALLAALPDPVALMRAGDVTLNRAAQERVRQHSADGDWMALFDPSSVPPIREAVQAALTGVTQQVTVQLVDTIAPGLLTVAPAAGGALLHLHVSRDPLEVALELMDGLGLGMTVQAPDTRILLANAAAGQILGLTREQLTGRDSMDPEWRAIHPGGQPFPGEQHPSVQALQTLQVQREVPMGVYHPHDQAWRWLQVTAIPRRAPGATQPKQVTTVFADVTEKQAMQTELSLRERRYRSLVRATSQIVWDAWPDGDFQPPQPEWQDFTGQSPDEYRGVGWLDAIHPDDRAHTIEAWRDAVRRRGVYDTEHRLRRADGTFVPMQVRAVPVTDDTGALLEWVGTHTDLTAIREAEQALRALNAELEARVQQRTEDLARVTRFSTLLLTAAGEGIFGLDARGITTFANPAAARMLGYSIERMIGQAQHALVHHHHEDGTPYALADCPIHQTLRDGQTRRVDRDVMWHAQGHAVPVAYVVTPTHDERGQLSGAVVMVQDITERVRAQEQLQDLIEDLERSNQDLEQFAYVASHDLQEPLRTVGSYAELLARRYQGQLDPRADQYLHFMQDAVDRMRSLIQDLLSFARLKRTDASFVPVTLNEVMGTVQQNVQGTLDTDGSALTWDTPDQVFGQESLLTQLLTNLVSNGLKFHRSGEVARVHVTSRREGDLIHVQVRDNGIGIAPEYHARIFEIFQRLHRRETYAGNGMGLAICRKIAEHHGGHIWIDSAPDQGSTFHLTLPAPPTP